One genomic segment of Candidatus Hydrogenedentota bacterium includes these proteins:
- a CDS encoding dipeptide ABC transporter ATP-binding protein has protein sequence MSESLLTIENLVKHFPVKKGVFARTAGAVRAVDGISFSIPRGTTLSLVGESGSGKTTAGRSILRLIEPTGGKILFDGIDLATLGPKELRDLRKRIQIVFQDPYGSLNPRMTIYSMLAEAMKAHNIGDSGTRRDRCYELLSLVGLPPQAADRYPHEFSGGQRQRIGIARALAVEPELIVADEPVSALDVSVQAQILNLLKDLQQKLGLTYLFIGHDLSVIRHISDAVAVMYLGRIVEIAPADELFRRPVHPYTKALLSAVPEIATDRKSQRIILQGDVPNPINPPSGCHFHPRCPEAQPACRTMNQRLVALAPGHRAACHVNAPDAGPIEEK, from the coding sequence ATGAGTGAATCCCTCCTGACCATCGAAAATCTGGTGAAGCACTTCCCGGTGAAGAAGGGCGTCTTCGCCCGAACTGCGGGCGCCGTGCGGGCCGTGGACGGCATCAGCTTCTCCATCCCCCGGGGCACCACCCTGAGCCTCGTGGGGGAGAGCGGGAGCGGGAAAACGACGGCGGGCCGCTCCATCCTCCGCCTGATTGAACCCACGGGCGGAAAGATCCTCTTCGACGGCATCGACCTCGCCACGCTCGGCCCGAAAGAGCTCCGGGATTTGCGCAAGCGAATCCAGATCGTGTTTCAGGACCCCTATGGCTCGCTGAACCCCCGGATGACCATCTACTCCATGCTGGCCGAGGCCATGAAGGCCCACAACATCGGCGACAGCGGCACCCGGCGCGACCGGTGCTACGAGCTGCTCTCGCTGGTCGGCCTGCCGCCCCAGGCTGCCGATCGCTACCCCCATGAGTTCAGCGGCGGACAGCGCCAGCGCATCGGCATCGCCCGGGCCCTGGCCGTGGAGCCGGAGCTCATCGTGGCCGACGAACCCGTATCCGCCCTCGACGTCTCCGTACAGGCGCAAATCCTGAACCTCCTCAAGGACCTCCAGCAGAAACTCGGCCTGACGTACCTCTTCATCGGCCATGACCTGAGCGTCATCCGCCATATCAGCGATGCCGTCGCGGTCATGTATCTGGGACGCATCGTGGAGATAGCCCCGGCGGACGAATTGTTCCGACGCCCGGTCCATCCCTATACCAAGGCGCTGCTTTCCGCCGTGCCCGAGATCGCAACCGATCGTAAGTCCCAACGCATCATCCTCCAGGGGGATGTACCCAATCCGATCAATCCGCCCTCCGGGTGCCACTTTCATCCCCGCTGCCCCGAGGCCCAACCCGCCTGCCGGACCATGAACCAGCGGCTGGTGGCGCTCGCACCGGGCCATCGCGCCGCCTGCCACGTCAATGCACCGGACGCCGGACCAATCGAAGAAAAATGA
- the secD gene encoding protein translocase subunit SecD, whose protein sequence is MKKHTIRTIVIWASIVLSLVAIYPTVGWMLTSPERREEKLAQWKQEDEARAIEKHGYFANVGFKVKRWAECDRNRVINLGLDLQGGIQMVLSFDYKELSEEKLSALREDLGTNSDEEIETMAQEVVYQQLVNRIEKFEAKEPIIQKMGTNQIQVQLPGEKDTDRAIKLMTQAAVLNFHIVAGQDESVQVFTAIKQRYPDKFASFFQRPAPGEPIWVKPENLPNVKAWVDQLNADTSIVPEDKMLSFGRTPKLGDPQRVDLYLLDKKPIATGDGLKSATSMPDPQNPSQWAISFTFDNAGAAVFGKATEENIGRPMAIVLDDLVVSAPTINGRIDFNGQITGRFDADEARDLAIALNSGSMVVKVRVDSTDVVTASLGSDSVKMGVTSALWGLFMTAIFVVAYYMFPGFIALIALILNGLFILAAMAYFGMTLTLPGIAGLILSIGMAVDSNVLVFERMREELRLGHSVLSAIDTGFKKAAVAILDSNLTTFIAAIVLFQFGTGPIEGFAITLSIGVIGTLLTGLVAGRALFDFFYERRIVKSARMMNAIPPDTKIPFMKFRNACVIGSGLLVVASLVLFGVKLNQGTMLGVDFMQGTNVRINMHEDASVDVAKVREALSNGGFNSPTVQQLMEDGELVNKFQIRVGNIDPKDIPEGTVTVAQQLRTALDPLVGGDDAKLEFESVKTVGPAVGAQLRSDAVWAIIWSLVFISMYIGYRFQLKYALGAFVALVHDVALTLGVFAIADVPISLAVVAAILTVIGYSLNDTIVVFDRIREDVEKFKGRGMKLPDIIDIAINVTLSRTLLTSVTTLFVVIMLFVFGGDDIKDFALAMLIGIVVGTYSSIFIASPVVIYWEQIFGRGPAADTAKVEDSGRRYISKKKRAKKADPEGEATA, encoded by the coding sequence ATGAAAAAACATACGATTCGCACCATTGTGATCTGGGCGTCAATCGTCCTGTCCCTGGTCGCCATCTATCCGACCGTCGGGTGGATGCTGACGTCGCCCGAAAGGCGCGAAGAGAAGCTGGCGCAGTGGAAACAGGAAGACGAAGCGCGCGCGATTGAGAAGCACGGCTACTTCGCCAATGTCGGCTTCAAGGTGAAGCGTTGGGCGGAGTGTGATCGCAACCGGGTGATCAATCTGGGCCTGGACCTCCAGGGCGGCATCCAGATGGTGCTGAGCTTCGATTACAAAGAGCTTTCCGAAGAGAAGCTGTCGGCGCTGCGCGAAGATCTGGGCACGAATTCGGATGAAGAGATCGAGACGATGGCGCAGGAGGTCGTGTACCAGCAGCTCGTCAACCGCATCGAGAAATTTGAAGCCAAAGAGCCGATCATCCAGAAGATGGGCACCAACCAGATTCAGGTGCAGCTTCCCGGCGAGAAAGACACGGACCGCGCCATCAAGCTGATGACCCAGGCGGCTGTGCTGAATTTCCACATCGTGGCCGGCCAGGATGAATCGGTCCAGGTATTCACGGCGATTAAGCAGCGGTACCCCGACAAATTTGCGAGCTTCTTCCAGCGTCCCGCACCGGGTGAGCCCATCTGGGTGAAGCCGGAGAATCTTCCGAATGTAAAGGCCTGGGTTGATCAGCTCAACGCCGACACCTCCATCGTTCCGGAAGACAAAATGCTGTCCTTTGGCCGCACGCCGAAGCTTGGCGATCCCCAGCGCGTCGACCTCTACCTGCTGGACAAGAAGCCCATCGCCACGGGCGACGGCCTGAAGTCGGCGACTTCCATGCCCGATCCGCAGAATCCGTCCCAATGGGCGATTTCCTTTACCTTTGACAACGCCGGTGCGGCGGTCTTCGGCAAGGCGACGGAGGAGAACATTGGTCGCCCGATGGCCATCGTGCTGGACGATCTGGTGGTTTCGGCACCCACGATTAACGGCCGCATCGATTTCAACGGCCAGATTACCGGCCGCTTCGACGCGGATGAAGCCCGCGACCTGGCCATTGCCCTGAACTCCGGTTCGATGGTGGTCAAGGTGCGCGTGGACTCCACCGACGTGGTGACGGCGAGCCTGGGTTCCGATTCCGTCAAGATGGGCGTGACCTCGGCACTCTGGGGCCTGTTCATGACGGCGATTTTCGTCGTGGCCTACTACATGTTCCCCGGCTTTATCGCGCTTATCGCGCTGATTCTGAACGGCCTGTTTATCCTGGCGGCCATGGCCTACTTTGGCATGACGCTGACCCTGCCCGGTATCGCGGGTCTGATATTGAGTATCGGTATGGCGGTGGACTCGAACGTGCTCGTGTTTGAGCGCATGCGCGAAGAACTCCGGCTGGGCCACTCGGTCCTGTCGGCCATCGACACCGGTTTCAAGAAGGCCGCAGTGGCCATCCTGGACTCGAACCTGACGACATTTATCGCGGCCATTGTGCTCTTCCAGTTCGGCACCGGTCCCATCGAAGGTTTCGCAATCACCTTGAGTATCGGTGTTATCGGCACGCTGTTGACCGGCCTGGTCGCGGGTCGTGCGTTGTTTGACTTCTTCTACGAACGCCGCATTGTGAAGTCGGCGCGCATGATGAACGCCATCCCGCCGGACACGAAGATCCCCTTCATGAAATTCCGGAATGCCTGCGTTATCGGCAGCGGTCTTCTGGTGGTGGCGAGTCTGGTCCTCTTCGGCGTCAAGCTGAATCAGGGCACGATGCTGGGCGTGGATTTCATGCAGGGCACGAACGTCCGAATCAATATGCATGAGGACGCGTCCGTTGACGTGGCCAAGGTGCGTGAGGCGCTGAGTAACGGCGGCTTCAACAGCCCCACCGTGCAGCAGCTCATGGAAGACGGCGAGCTGGTCAACAAGTTCCAGATTCGTGTCGGCAACATCGACCCGAAGGATATCCCCGAAGGCACCGTGACGGTTGCGCAGCAGCTTCGCACCGCTCTGGATCCGCTGGTTGGCGGAGACGATGCCAAACTGGAGTTTGAATCGGTGAAGACGGTTGGTCCGGCGGTGGGCGCACAGCTCCGCAGCGACGCCGTCTGGGCGATTATCTGGTCGCTGGTCTTCATCAGCATGTATATCGGCTACCGCTTCCAGCTCAAGTACGCCCTGGGTGCCTTCGTGGCGCTGGTCCACGACGTGGCCCTCACACTCGGCGTCTTTGCCATCGCCGATGTGCCGATCAGCCTGGCGGTCGTCGCGGCTATCCTGACGGTAATCGGTTATTCGCTGAACGATACCATCGTGGTGTTCGACCGAATCCGGGAAGACGTGGAGAAATTCAAGGGCCGGGGCATGAAGCTTCCGGACATTATCGACATCGCCATCAACGTGACCCTGAGCCGCACGCTACTCACGTCGGTTACGACGCTCTTCGTGGTCATCATGCTCTTTGTCTTTGGCGGCGACGACATTAAAGACTTCGCGCTGGCCATGTTGATTGGTATCGTCGTCGGCACGTATTCGTCCATCTTCATCGCGAGCCCGGTGGTCATTTACTGGGAGCAGATCTTCGGTCGCGGTCCGGCGGCGGACACGGCGAAGGTGGAAGACAGCGGTCGCCGCTACATCTCCAAGAAGAAGCGCGCGAAGAAGGCCGACCCGGAAGGTGAAGCCACGGCGTAA
- a CDS encoding ABC transporter ATP-binding protein codes for MTNTAQPILQLKNLKTYFKTDQGLARSVDDVSFDLHRGKTLAVVGESGCGKSVTALSIMGLVPEPAGHNAGGEILFDGHNLLALPKDDLRKIRGDDISMIFQEPMTSMNPVFRVGHQIGAVLQLHRGMNKKDALDETVRLLTQVGIPAPEKRVHDYPHQMSGGMLQRCMIAMALACDPKVLIADEPTTALDVTIQAQILDLMRKLQDERGMSILLITHDLGVVAENAHDVVVMYAGKVVEQAPVRELFRNPRHPYTLGLFAALPKHDRVRERLHVIQGNVPAATAFPPGCRFNNRCPLASARCREAEPVLETAGETHFAACWNLDRTEGGKLPEAAEVQA; via the coding sequence ATGACCAACACCGCCCAGCCCATACTTCAGCTCAAAAACCTGAAGACCTACTTCAAGACCGATCAGGGCCTGGCCCGTTCGGTGGATGACGTCTCCTTCGACCTGCACCGGGGCAAAACCCTCGCCGTCGTGGGTGAGAGCGGCTGTGGAAAGAGCGTCACGGCCCTCTCCATCATGGGACTGGTGCCCGAACCGGCCGGTCACAACGCCGGTGGCGAAATCCTCTTTGACGGGCATAACCTCCTCGCCCTGCCCAAGGACGATCTCCGGAAGATTCGCGGGGACGACATCTCCATGATCTTTCAGGAGCCCATGACCTCCATGAACCCCGTGTTCCGCGTGGGGCACCAGATCGGTGCCGTCCTCCAGTTGCATCGGGGCATGAACAAGAAGGACGCTCTCGACGAAACGGTGCGCCTCCTCACCCAGGTGGGTATTCCCGCGCCAGAAAAGCGGGTGCACGACTACCCCCACCAGATGTCGGGCGGTATGCTCCAGCGCTGCATGATCGCCATGGCCCTCGCCTGCGACCCCAAGGTCCTCATCGCCGACGAACCCACCACGGCCCTCGACGTGACTATCCAGGCCCAGATCCTCGACCTCATGCGCAAGCTCCAGGACGAGCGGGGCATGTCCATTCTTCTCATCACCCACGACCTCGGCGTGGTCGCGGAAAACGCCCACGACGTCGTCGTCATGTATGCCGGCAAGGTGGTGGAACAGGCTCCCGTGCGGGAACTCTTCCGCAACCCGCGCCACCCCTACACCCTGGGGCTCTTCGCCGCTCTGCCCAAGCACGACCGAGTTCGCGAACGGCTCCACGTGATCCAGGGCAATGTGCCCGCGGCCACGGCCTTCCCACCCGGCTGTCGCTTTAACAACCGCTGTCCCCTCGCCTCGGCGCGCTGCCGCGAGGCGGAGCCCGTGCTCGAGACCGCCGGTGAAACCCATTTCGCCGCCTGCTGGAATCTGGATCGGACCGAGGGTGGAAAACTGCCCGAAGCGGCGGAGGTGCAGGCATGA
- a CDS encoding addiction module protein, with amino-acid sequence MNVTEDQIAQMSRAEKLQLMEALWVDLSRAGSEVESPDWHRPALEETESRLAAGEECVLDWDDAKRELWKRVR; translated from the coding sequence ATGAACGTCACAGAAGACCAAATTGCTCAGATGTCTCGTGCAGAAAAGCTCCAATTAATGGAAGCGCTATGGGTGGATCTTTCGCGAGCTGGCAGCGAGGTGGAATCGCCCGATTGGCATCGACCCGCACTGGAAGAAACGGAATCAAGGTTGGCTGCGGGTGAGGAGTGTGTTCTCGATTGGGACGACGCCAAACGCGAACTTTGGAAACGTGTTCGTTGA
- a CDS encoding Stp1/IreP family PP2C-type Ser/Thr phosphatase, translated as MRLDIAALSDVGRRKKNNEDSYVIVREGAKNLNLFKEGALVCVADGLGGHTGGEIASKLAVKIVGELIKEKPPRASQNGDDGNEQNEGPLPKVRAAIEKANESIFQTNKDLVRTRRPMGTTLLTAIITPKKIYIGNVGDSRCYHIRDGEILAQTEDHSWVDEQVKMGLMSKSEAETDRRKNIVTRCVGTHEEVTVDTYRWHIVPGDMLLMCTDGLVNMVKDDEIKREFQRNGSAAEIAHRLVSKANEYGGKDNITVVVVNISPAPLRMIYMRISNFFRRHGIGIAWAAFLIVYGALAFFAGWVLRGNQ; from the coding sequence ATGCGTTTAGATATAGCGGCACTTAGCGATGTAGGGCGCCGAAAAAAGAACAACGAAGATTCCTATGTGATCGTTCGTGAAGGCGCCAAGAATCTGAACCTCTTCAAGGAAGGCGCGTTGGTTTGCGTTGCCGATGGACTCGGCGGGCACACCGGAGGCGAGATCGCAAGTAAACTGGCGGTCAAGATCGTCGGCGAGCTGATCAAGGAAAAGCCCCCCCGCGCTTCCCAGAACGGCGATGACGGCAATGAGCAGAACGAAGGTCCTCTGCCCAAAGTACGCGCGGCCATCGAAAAAGCGAACGAGAGTATCTTCCAGACCAACAAAGATCTCGTGCGCACCCGCCGCCCCATGGGTACCACACTCCTGACCGCCATCATCACGCCCAAAAAGATCTACATTGGCAATGTGGGCGACTCTCGTTGCTATCACATTCGCGACGGCGAGATCCTCGCCCAGACCGAAGACCACTCCTGGGTGGACGAACAAGTAAAAATGGGTCTCATGTCGAAATCCGAGGCCGAAACCGACCGCCGCAAGAACATCGTAACCCGTTGTGTGGGCACCCACGAAGAAGTCACTGTGGACACCTACCGCTGGCACATCGTGCCCGGCGACATGCTCCTCATGTGTACCGACGGCCTCGTCAACATGGTCAAGGACGACGAAATCAAGCGGGAGTTCCAGCGCAACGGCTCGGCGGCCGAAATCGCCCACCGCCTGGTCTCCAAGGCCAACGAGTATGGCGGCAAGGACAATATTACCGTCGTCGTCGTCAATATCAGCCCCGCTCCGCTCCGCATGATCTACATGCGCATCAGCAATTTCTTCCGGAGACACGGTATCGGCATCGCCTGGGCCGCCTTCCTCATTGTGTACGGCGCGCTGGCCTTCTTTGCTGGCTGGGTGCTGCGCGGGAATCAGTAG